The Aedes aegypti strain LVP_AGWG chromosome 3, AaegL5.0 Primary Assembly, whole genome shotgun sequence genome contains a region encoding:
- the LOC5577774 gene encoding uncharacterized protein LOC5577774, with translation MTPEDYINKLPTELLYKVFDYLNFEQQMVAMAVCHRWNKILSNEYYIARRRFCLDTCNLNGDSSLLQKMKQYRAFTIKDSNRDRREFLEPLRKFLFCHEVAEKVEELRLELFWYSLSDLLGDNNVLYLPKLEKISYLSSIWVEEQDLLQCKVVAPNLKTVILEDSKKSGNPLIQILNNQIETLSVRFINKMLLFATIGNLPFTSLTSLTLMAQQGSLLFREADFHASHLQIFGRLTYLRISDEKNVFYLIYRLILREAKNLETLIINGRKMSEEAFNQIDRLKKLQELCLMVDIQKSQSLARLSLPMLKVVTTYAGSIIPLGSVPNLRCISVRNYKHPWEPYRLTEDAVNCGIFIPHLQTLKLIKVVLDSVFIKHICSITGLRTLELVQVRMESKHLRRIFSTLKDLQRIRLEWCYLNEVIATQGDQSNRGSSTTDEDDDDKDNDNNEEEYKTDCVRMLQVQYPDRRITNLQNRVVRNVMRPQTMNQRVMLPQYWRPF, from the exons ATGACACCAGAAGACTATATCAACAAACTGCCAACGGAACTTTTGTACAAAGTGTTCGACTACCTGAACTTCGAGCAACAAATGGTGGCAATGGCAGTTTGTCATCGATGGAACAAAATACTATCGAACGAGTATTACATTGCTCGCCGCCGGTTTTGTTTGGACACGTGcaacctgaatggagacagttCGCTGCTGCAGAAGATGAAACAGTACCGAGCGTTCACGATCAAGGATTCCAACAGAGATAGACGCGAGTTTTTGGAGCCGTTGAGGAAGTTTCTTTTCTGTCATGAAGTGGCCGAAAAAGTGGAGGAACTCCGGTTGGAGCTATTCTGGTATTCTCTGTCGGATCTACTGGGAGACAATAATGTATTGTACTTGCCGAAGCTTGAGAAGATCAGCTACTTGTCGTCGATTTGGGTTGAAGAACAGGATCTGCTACAGTGTAAAGTGGTTGCCCCAAATTTAAAAACAGTGATCCTGGAAGACTCAAAAAAATCCGGCAACCCTTTGATACAGATACTGAATAATCAGATCGAGACCTTGAGTGTCCGGTTCATCAACAAGATGCTGTTGTTTGCAACAATCGGAAATCTTCCTTTCACAAGCCTCACAAGTTTGACTTTGATGGCCCAGCAAGGGAGCCTCCTTTTTCGGGAAGCAGACTTCCATGCGTCCCACTTGCAGATCTTCGGGCGCTTAACCTATCTGAGAATCAGTGACGAGAAAAACGTATTCTATTTGATCTACAGACTGATACTCCGCGAAGCGAAGAATCTGGAAACGCTTATCATCAATGGACGTAAAATGAGCGAAGAGGCATTCAATCAGATTGATCGGCTGAAGAAACTGCAAGAGTTATGCCTGATGGTAGACATTCAGAAATCACAATCTCTGGCGAGACTTTCGTTGCCAATGTTGAAAGTAGTTACGACTTACGCTGGTTCGATCATCCCATTGGGAAGCGTACCCAATTTAAGGTGTATATCCGTTCGGAATTATAAACATCCATGGGAACCGTATAGGCTCACCGAAGATGCCGTCAATTGTGGCATATTTATACCTCATCTTCAAACCTTGAAGCTGATCAAAGTGGTTTTGGATTCCGTTTTTATAAAACATATTTGCTCGATAACGGGTTTGAGAACCCTAGAGCTGGTGCAAGTTAGAATG GAATCCAAACATCTTCGAAGGATCTTCAGTACGTTGAAGGATCTTCAACGCATTCGATTGGAGTGGTGTTATTTAAACGAGGTAATTGCAACACAGGGAGACCAATCCAATCGAGGAAGCAGCACGACTGATGAAGATGACGATGATAAAGATAATGACAACAACGAAGAAGAGTACAAAACGGACTGCGTTCGTATGCTACAGGTACAGTATCCTGATCGAAGGATAACGAATCTGCAAAATCGGGTTGTGCGTAACGTGATGCGGCCGCAAACGATGAACCAGAGGGTGATGCTACCACAGTATTGGAGACCGTTTTAA